The stretch of DNA GCCAGATACCACGTCGCGGTATAAAGCTTTCCCGTCCACAAAAGCCACGCGCCCAGAAGCCCCAGGATGATGAAAATCATGCCCAGTGTAACCATGATATGATAGGACTGAAATACCAGATTCACCGGCGGCCAGTTTTCCGCAGGTGTTTCCTTCAGGCCCTTTATTTCCGAGTTTAAATCGAAGTTATACAAAAAGCTCAGCCCCCTGGGAATATAAATACCGTAGGTTTTTTCATTCTCCTCGTCAACAAATCCCATGACGTAGATATTCGCGCCGCGGGTCGTATGAAAGTGGCCTTCCATCGCCGCCGCCTTTACCGGCTGCGTATTGATGACCTGAATCGCATGGCCGTGCGCAGCGCCCAGCTGCAAAAGCGGCGTAATTGCAAAAAGAATAATGCCGAGTTTCAACATGGTCCGGGCGGTCTCGCCGTGCAGGCCTTTGTGAACATAGTAGCCGGCAATGCCGCAAACCATGACGGCGCTTACAACCCAGGTGGCAAGGACGGTGTGAAGAAAACGGGCAACAGTGGACGGGTTAAAAACGGCGGCGGAAAAACTGGTCAGGACAATCTTCCCGGCGGGGCTGATCTCGTATCCGGCAGGGGTCTGCATCCAGGAATTGGCCACCACAATCCAGAACGCGGAAAGATGCCCGCCGATAAAGACCAGAAGCGCCGCCACCCAATAGACCCCGGGCGACACTCTGTTCCTGCCGAAAATCAGCACCCCGATAAAAACGGATTCCAGAAAAAAAGCAATGACGCCTTCAGCGGCCAGAATCGGTCCGAAAATATCCCCCACCGCGCGGGAATACTGCGACCAGTTGGTGCCGAAAGAAAATTCCATGACAATGCCGGTGGCCGCGCCGACCACAAAGATCAGGCCCAGTAATCTCGCCAGAAAATCCGTGATCCGGCGATAGGTGTCGTCTTTTTTGACCAGATAAAGCGTCTCGGAGATCAGAATAACCAGGGCGGTGCCCAGAGTCATGGCCGGAAAGAGAAAATGGAATCCGATGGTAAAGGCAAATTGCATGCGGGCGAGAAGTAACGCGTCCATAGCGACCTCCATGATGTAAGTGACGGCAGAATATAGAATAACATTGCTTTTTTCAACCTTATTTTACTTTTCTTATTGTCATTTGTCGCGTGAATGTATATTCTATGACCTTATTAAGCAAATAAGGAGAAATGTCATGGAGAATCTGGTCAGATGCAAAGCTTGCGGTTATGTCACCGATCAATCCAATGTCCGGGATGTCTGCCCCGCCTGTGGCGTTCCGGCCAAGATGTTGGAGCCTTACACGCATCCCGTGTCCCTCAAGAGGAGAAGGATTCTGGATCTGCACACCCACCCGGTGATGGTTCATTTTCCGCAGGCTTTCTCTTTAACGCTGTGCATGCTCTCCTTCTTCGCTTTTTTTGTTCCACAGGCCCTCATGGAAACTCTGTCCTCCACGATAAAAGTCTTGTCGGTCATGCTGCCGTTCTTTTTGATCCTGGCGATAGCCACCGGTCTGACGGACGGTAAGTTAAGATTTCGGAAAATCACGACGCCCCTGCTAAAAAAGAAAATCATCCTGAGTCTGGTTTTTTTCATCACATCCATCGCTCTGGCCGCCATTGCCTTATCCGGACAGCTTTTAACATCTCCGGCACATATCATCTTTTTCCTGTTGACCATCTTCGTTTCACTGTGCGGCGCCCTGCTGGGTCTCATTGGCGGCGGGCTTTTAGATGCAAAATTCCCCGGTTGATTCTACCGGCCGGTCAATAACTGAAAAATGGCAAGGCAACGCCATCAAATTTCATCAGGAGAATGAATCATGAAAAAGTATTTCTCAAGTCTCATGCTTGTTTACGCAGGGCTCTTGTTAACCTGCCTGTCAGTGCCTCACTATGCCTGTGCCGACGCACCGCGGGATATGGCATTGAATTATGATATGCTGACACAAACGCTGACGGTGACCATCACGCATAAATCATTTTTCACCGGCACGCATTACGTCAAACAGGTTGACATCAGGAAAAACAACGAGCCTGCCGGCAAGAACGATTATACATCGCAACCCGGCAAAACAAGCTTTGTTTACACCTACAGGATTCCGACTGCGGCAAATGATGTTCTGGAGGTCACCGCATTTTGCAATATCCAGGGCAAAAAAACGGCAACGCTGAAGGTTGGCGAACAGAAGAATTAAGAGGCGCCCTTTTTTTTCAAGAGCGTGCATCATCCCAGCTGCATTTCCGGTTCCAAATACCCTGATGGCCTGACCACCTGATAACCTGAAGGTCGCATGGGGGTATCTGGAAATGGAACAACATCTTCTTGCATTACCCCGTAACATACCTTAAACTTCGGGAAACCCGGTGCCGGACGCTTACGGCGGGAAACAAGGTCAATGGCAAATGAATAAATTAAGCAGGCCTGCCAGGCATATCAGCAGATGGATGCAAAGGCCGTTTTTTCATCCCGCTTATGCGGAACGAGCGTTGATTCGCCGCGGCTTGCTGCGACATAAACGCGTTTATTGCATACTACGGCTGGTTGCTTCGCGGTGGTTGATTAAAATGATCTCCGTAAAAAGGATGGACGGCAGGCCGGCCGCTTCCAACCCCTTGCGGAAGCGGCTGTTGAATTGCGTCATTCTCATAACCTGCCTGCTTTGGGGACCGGCGCTTGCCGCCGCCGCTGACAGCGTCGAAGCCGTCAAAAGTACTGCGCAGGGCGTTGAGGCAAGTGTGCGAAAAAATGTTCTGAAAGCAATTGAACTGCCCTCCGCGCTGGTCAAAGACGCAGCCCGGCCGGTTGAAATTGTCGTGGAAGGCGTAACCGGAGACGCGCGTAAAAATGTTCTGACGGCGCTTGAACTTCCCTACGGTCTGGTAAAAGATGGAAAAGCGGACAGAATCTGGGTGGAACGTTTTGCCGATCAAGCCCGCCAGAAAGTGCCCGCGGCTCTTGAACCGTTCGGTTACTATTCCGCCCAGGTTAATATCAATATTGAAACACCCGAAGCAGACACCTATCGGATACAGGTAAAAGTCGCAACCGGACCGCCCGCGATCGTGACGGACGTCCATGTTGCCATCACCGGCTCCGGCGCGTCCGAATCGTCGCTCCTGGCGCTTGCTTCCGCCTTTCCGCTGCAAAAGGGCGCCGTGCTTCTGCATCAACCCTACGAGCAGGGCAGGCAGACGATTCAGGCCAGAGCGCAGGAGCTGGGATATCTGGACGCCGAATATACCGTCCACGAAATCCGCATTGATGAAACCGGCCGGCAAGCCCGCATTACGCTCATTCTGCAAACCGGTGAGCGGTATTATTTTTCCGATATTACCCTGAAAGGCGCCCCCAATTATCCCGACGCCTTCTTGCGGCGCTATCTGACCTTCACGCCGGGCAACGTGTTTTCTTATACCAAACTGGCCGAATCTCAACTCCAGTTGAACAATTCGGAACGGTTCCGCGAAGTGACGGTTCTGGCGGAAAAAGAACAGGCCAAAGATTACAGAATACCGGTAAGTGTTCTGCTGAAACCCGCGCCGCCGAAAAGCCTGAGACCCGGCGTCGGATACGGAACGGACACGGGCGCGAGATTTGCCCTGCGTTACCGCGATCTCAACATGCTGCATAAAGGCCATGAGCTGAATTCCCAGCTATACATTTCAGAGCGGCTGCAGGGGATTACGACCAACTACATCATTCCGAGCGACAAAGACATCCGGTCCTATACGTCGGCTCAGGTCAATCTGC from Deltaproteobacteria bacterium HGW-Deltaproteobacteria-6 encodes:
- a CDS encoding cytochrome ubiquinol oxidase subunit I, encoding MEVAMDALLLARMQFAFTIGFHFLFPAMTLGTALVILISETLYLVKKDDTYRRITDFLARLLGLIFVVGAATGIVMEFSFGTNWSQYSRAVGDIFGPILAAEGVIAFFLESVFIGVLIFGRNRVSPGVYWVAALLVFIGGHLSAFWIVVANSWMQTPAGYEISPAGKIVLTSFSAAVFNPSTVARFLHTVLATWVVSAVMVCGIAGYYVHKGLHGETARTMLKLGIILFAITPLLQLGAAHGHAIQVINTQPVKAAAMEGHFHTTRGANIYVMGFVDEENEKTYGIYIPRGLSFLYNFDLNSEIKGLKETPAENWPPVNLVFQSYHIMVTLGMIFIILGLLGAWLLWTGKLYTATWYLAGLPFLIPLPHLAHETGWITAEVGRQPWVIQGLMKTAAGASVVVSAGELIFSLLMFSAVYLLLFVMFIMLFVKIVRQGPAI
- a CDS encoding outer membrane protein assembly factor, with protein sequence MPDAYGGKQGQWQMNKLSRPARHISRWMQRPFFHPAYAERALIRRGLLRHKRVYCILRLVASRWLIKMISVKRMDGRPAASNPLRKRLLNCVILITCLLWGPALAAAADSVEAVKSTAQGVEASVRKNVLKAIELPSALVKDAARPVEIVVEGVTGDARKNVLTALELPYGLVKDGKADRIWVERFADQARQKVPAALEPFGYYSAQVNINIETPEADTYRIQVKVATGPPAIVTDVHVAITGSGASESSLLALASAFPLQKGAVLLHQPYEQGRQTIQARAQELGYLDAEYTVHEIRIDETGRQARITLILQTGERYYFSDITLKGAPNYPDAFLRRYLTFTPGNVFSYTKLAESQLQLNNSERFREVTVLAEKEQAKDYRIPVSVLLKPAPPKSLRPGVGYGTDTGARFALRYRDLNMLHKGHELNSQLYISERLQGITTNYIIPSDKDIRSYTSAQVNLQKEDITTYRSQLISLELARTTSFGNQKQGTAYVRFQQEEFTIGIQDSWSRYVLPGVRFSDNHYDSLIRPRRGFRYAFDLRGTDEVMGSTTQLLQLLAEASHVLPLPWRLALATSAKTAVTFFSDPISDLPPSLRFFAGGDQSVRGYAYQSLGPRDASGNVVGGKHLLTGCVELQRALLEDWAVSAFYNAGNAFDNFDKLTLYQAAGVGIHYFTPVGALNLSVARQIRVDDPGIRVHFTVGFEF